The genomic region GCGGCAGGGCGATCGTCCGGAAGAAGAGGAACCGGCTGCAGCCGTCGATGCGGGCCGCCTCCTCCAGCTCCCGGGGGATCTGCATGAAGAACTGCCGGAGCAGGAAGGTGCCAAAGGCGGTGGCCAGGAAGGGCAGGATCAGGCCCGGATAGGAGTTGAGCAGCTTCCACGAGCGGATGGTGAGGTAGTTGGGGATGATGGTGATCTCCCACGGCACCATCATCGTGGACATGAACAGGGCGAACAGCGCGGCCTTGCCCCGGAAGTTCATGAAGGCGAAGGCGTAGGCCGACAGGCTGGCGGTGATCACCTGACCGAGGGTGACGACCGACGAGACGATCAGGCTGTTGAGCAGGTAGCGGCCCACCGGCACCGAGCGGGCGACCTCCAGGTAGTTGGACCAGCGGGGCGAGGCCGGGATGAGCTTCGGCGGAAAGGTGTTGACCTCGGACGGGTCCATCAGGCTGACGAGGATGGCGTAGAGGATGGGGAAGAGAACGATCAGGGACGCCAGGATCAGCGCCAGGTAGAGCAGCAACTTGTTCAGGCGGTCTGCGATTCTCACTGGTAGTGCACCCGCCTTTCACCCAGCCGGAACTGGAGGTAGGTGAAGAAGACCATCACGATAAAGAGCAGGATCGCCTGGGCGCTGGCCGCGCCGAACTCGTACTTGCGGAACGCCTCCTGGTAGATCTGGAAGACGACCACGCTGGTGGCGTTGGAGGGTCCGCCGGCGGTCATCATGTCGATCTCGGTGAAGACCTGGAAGGCATGGATCACGCCCACCACCAGGGCGAAGAAGATCGTCGGCGAGATCATCGGCAGGGTGATGTGCCAGGTCCGGGCCCACGGCCCCGCGCCGTCCACGAGGGCCGCCTCGTAGAGCTCTTCCGGCACGTTCTGCAGCCCGCTCAGCATCAGGACGAAGTTAAAGCCGAGCCGCAGCCAGATGCTGACCATGCCCACGGCCCAGAGCGCCCACCTGGGGTCGGTGAGCCAGTGGACCTTCCCGATGCC from Symbiobacterium terraclitae harbors:
- a CDS encoding carbohydrate ABC transporter permease, coding for MERLEPYLCIAPSLTVLAIFVFYPILRSIYLSLFLTDPLGNPKVFIGLEHYASQLSGTFLQSLLVTIKFVLYTVPVGLVLGLILALLAYQPLKGTRFFQLVFSSPLAVSAATGATIFLMMLNPVSGIVNYVMGLLGIGKVHWLTDPRWALWAVGMVSIWLRLGFNFVLMLSGLQNVPEELYEAALVDGAGPWARTWHITLPMISPTIFFALVVGVIHAFQVFTEIDMMTAGGPSNATSVVVFQIYQEAFRKYEFGAASAQAILLFIVMVFFTYLQFRLGERRVHYQ
- a CDS encoding carbohydrate ABC transporter permease, producing the protein MRIADRLNKLLLYLALILASLIVLFPILYAILVSLMDPSEVNTFPPKLIPASPRWSNYLEVARSVPVGRYLLNSLIVSSVVTLGQVITASLSAYAFAFMNFRGKAALFALFMSTMMVPWEITIIPNYLTIRSWKLLNSYPGLILPFLATAFGTFLLRQFFMQIPRELEEAARIDGCSRFLFFRTIALPLARPGLLTLGAYTFLSVWNQYLWPLLVTNNRLMRTVQIGTRFLMNEEGLQYHRIMAGVVLFMLPALVFLLWGQRYLVRGMMAGSVKG